One window from the genome of [Clostridium] celerecrescens 18A encodes:
- the typA gene encoding translational GTPase TypA — translation MKMKREDVRNVAIIAHVDHGKTTLVDALLKQSGIFRENQEVVERVMDSNDIERERGITILSKNTAVHYNGTKINIIDTPGHADFGGEVERVLKMVDGVILVVDAYEGVMPQTKFVLRKALELGLSVVTCINKIDRPEARPMEVEEEVLELLMDLDASEEQLDCPFVYASAKAGFAKKDLDDEETDMAPLFMTIIDQIPAPEGDPDANTQLLISTIDYNEYVGRIGVGKVDNGRIRVNQECVIVNHHDPDKFRKVKVGKLYEYEGLNKVEVQEATIGAIVAISGIADIHIGDTLCSPEKPEAIPFQKISEPTIAMNFMVNDSPLAGQEGKYITSRHIRERLFRELNTDVSLRVEETDSPDCFKVSGRGELHLSVLIENMRREGFEFAVSKAEVLYHYDERNHKLEPMEIAYVDVPEEFTGAVIQKLTSRKGELQGMSPANGGYTRLEFAIPSRGLIGYRGEFMTDTKGNGIMNTSFDGYATFKGELSYRKTGSLIAYESGESITYGLFGAQERGNLFIGPGVKVYSGMVIGQNPKAEDIEINVCKTKKLTNTRSSSADESLKLTPPRDMSLEQCLDFIDTDELLEITPSNLRIRKKILDPTLRKRSSINKK, via the coding sequence ATGAAGATGAAAAGAGAAGACGTAAGAAATGTGGCGATTATTGCCCACGTCGATCATGGTAAAACAACACTGGTAGACGCCCTGCTTAAGCAAAGCGGCATTTTCCGCGAGAATCAGGAAGTCGTGGAACGAGTCATGGATTCCAATGATATCGAGAGAGAGCGGGGAATCACCATTTTATCCAAAAATACGGCTGTTCATTACAACGGAACCAAGATCAACATCATTGATACCCCTGGCCATGCGGATTTCGGCGGCGAAGTGGAGCGTGTTTTAAAGATGGTAGACGGCGTAATCCTGGTTGTAGATGCTTATGAAGGAGTTATGCCTCAGACGAAATTTGTGCTTCGGAAGGCATTGGAACTAGGACTGTCTGTAGTAACCTGTATCAATAAGATTGACCGTCCGGAGGCTAGGCCCATGGAGGTAGAGGAAGAAGTATTAGAGCTTCTCATGGACCTTGATGCCAGCGAAGAACAGCTGGACTGTCCGTTTGTCTATGCTTCCGCAAAGGCCGGATTTGCTAAAAAAGATCTTGATGATGAGGAAACCGACATGGCTCCCTTGTTTATGACTATCATTGATCAGATACCGGCTCCGGAAGGTGATCCGGATGCAAATACCCAGCTGCTAATCAGCACCATTGACTACAATGAATACGTTGGACGTATCGGCGTGGGCAAGGTGGATAACGGCAGGATCAGAGTGAACCAGGAGTGCGTGATCGTAAACCACCATGATCCGGATAAATTCCGTAAGGTTAAGGTTGGAAAGCTGTATGAATACGAAGGCCTTAATAAGGTAGAGGTTCAGGAAGCTACCATCGGTGCCATTGTTGCCATTTCCGGAATAGCGGATATCCACATCGGTGATACCCTTTGCTCTCCGGAAAAACCGGAGGCGATTCCGTTCCAGAAGATCTCAGAGCCTACGATCGCCATGAATTTCATGGTAAATGACAGCCCTCTTGCCGGACAAGAAGGAAAATACATTACCTCCCGCCATATCAGAGAGCGCTTATTCAGGGAATTGAATACTGATGTCAGCCTTCGGGTGGAAGAGACCGATTCTCCGGACTGCTTTAAGGTTTCCGGCCGCGGGGAGCTTCATCTGTCTGTTTTGATCGAGAACATGAGAAGAGAAGGCTTTGAATTCGCTGTCAGCAAGGCTGAGGTTTTGTACCATTATGATGAGAGAAACCACAAGTTAGAGCCCATGGAAATCGCCTATGTTGATGTGCCTGAGGAATTTACCGGTGCAGTCATTCAGAAGCTTACAAGCCGCAAGGGAGAGCTTCAGGGCATGAGTCCTGCCAATGGAGGCTACACAAGACTGGAATTTGCAATTCCTTCCAGAGGTCTGATCGGCTACCGGGGAGAGTTCATGACGGATACAAAAGGAAACGGAATCATGAATACGTCATTTGACGGCTATGCAACCTTTAAGGGAGAGTTATCCTACCGTAAGACAGGATCCCTGATCGCTTATGAGTCAGGAGAATCCATTACCTACGGCTTGTTCGGCGCCCAGGAAAGAGGTAATCTGTTTATCGGGCCTGGAGTAAAGGTTTATTCCGGAATGGTTATCGGACAGAATCCAAAGGCGGAAGACATCGAAATCAATGTTTGTAAGACGAAAAAACTGACCAACACCCGTTCTTCCAGTGCAGATGAATCTCTTAAACTGACACCTCCAAGAGATATGAGCCTGGAACAGTGTCTTGACTTTATTGATACCGATGAACTTTTAGAAATCACCCCCTCAAACCTTCGGATCAGAAAGAAAATTTTAGATCCTACCTTGAGAAAAAGGTCATCTATTAATAAAAAGTAA
- a CDS encoding YigZ family protein has protein sequence MRKSYRILYQGGTGEITEKKSRFIANLKPVESEEEAQAFIEETRKRYWDARHNCYAWIIGRGGEEKRMSDDGEPSQTAGKPMMDVLEGEKLVNLCAVVTRYFGGTLLGTGGLVRAYSKAVQEGLKTCTALTAKPAVKLSITTDYNGIGKIQYLLGQREITTLGSEYTDRVELTALVPDEALDKLRADITEVTGGKAGLLQSGEVYYVIFNKEVVLFPG, from the coding sequence ATGAGAAAGTCTTACAGGATTTTGTATCAGGGCGGCACTGGAGAAATTACAGAGAAAAAATCCCGGTTCATTGCTAATTTAAAACCTGTGGAATCAGAGGAAGAAGCACAGGCATTTATAGAGGAAACAAGAAAAAGATATTGGGATGCGAGACATAACTGCTACGCCTGGATTATCGGGAGGGGTGGGGAGGAAAAGCGCATGAGTGATGATGGGGAGCCTAGCCAGACTGCGGGAAAACCCATGATGGATGTTCTGGAAGGCGAAAAGCTTGTAAACCTCTGTGCAGTGGTGACCCGGTACTTTGGAGGAACTCTACTTGGAACAGGAGGCCTGGTAAGAGCTTATTCAAAAGCAGTGCAGGAAGGGTTAAAGACCTGTACGGCTTTAACCGCAAAACCGGCGGTAAAGCTTTCTATTACTACGGATTATAACGGAATTGGAAAGATTCAGTATCTTCTGGGGCAGCGGGAAATCACGACTCTTGGATCTGAATACACTGACCGGGTAGAGCTTACTGCCCTGGTTCCTGATGAGGCCTTAGATAAGCTTCGGGCCGATATTACAGAGGTGACAGGCGGGAAAGCGGGACTCCTTCAGTCAGGAGAGGTCTATTACGTTATTTTTAATAAAGAGGTAGTTCTGTTTCCGGGATAA
- a CDS encoding transglycosylase domain-containing protein, protein MNYGKQSTEKKIRSANSKARKYTTKVFLAFLKSLFVLCLFGSIVVASICFGMVKGIIDNAPEVDIATIVPNEYATTVYDSAGNVTETLVTAGSNREEASYEELPKNLVNAFVSYEDARFWEHNGIDLRSILRAVRGVLTGDSTAGGGSTITQQLIKNSVFGGGMEKSFGERLERKLQEWFLAVKLDEAMSKEQIITNYMNTINLGNNSLGVKVAARRYFNKNISDLTLSECAVLAGITQNPSKFNPITGQKANSDKQKVILQYMHDQGYITKQEEDEALSDDVYSRIQNVDTATKETSTPYSYFTDELVEQVKKAMKDQLGYTDTQAHNMLYSGGLSIYTTQDPAIQAIVDEEINNPENYSAARYSVEYRLSVTHKDGTTTHYSEENIKRYHKDNGDTGFDGLYNSEEAVQADIDGYKAFLLKDGDTIIGESLHKTLQPQASFVLMDQKSGEVKAISGGRGQKTASLTLNRASGTYRQPGSTFKILTAFAPAIDTCGATLGSVYYDSIYTVGNKTFSNWYSSGYQGYSSIRDGIIYSMNIVAVRCLMETVTPQLGVEYAKNFGISSLTDTDYNPALALGGITTGVSNLELTGSFATIANGGVYKKPIFFTRILDHDGKVLIDNTPETHRVLKDSTAFLLTDAMAGSMESSRKFSSSGPSSTSASARIPGMSGAGKSGTTSANNDIWFVGYTPYYTAGIWAGCDDNQKLTKQNGGTSFHKAIWRKIMTRVHEGMSDPGFPVPDSIETAQICRKSGKLAVSGVCNNDPRGNAVYTEYFAKGTVPTDVCNNHVRATVCSVSHRLPTPYCPERTTAIFMAIPAGEEGATDDSKFAMPGYCTIHSANSIILPPGDNLDSPGGLPQQYGPGHTPQNPGGTTQIPPWGGY, encoded by the coding sequence ATGAATTATGGCAAACAATCAACAGAAAAAAAGATCCGATCTGCCAATTCAAAAGCAAGGAAATATACCACTAAGGTCTTTCTTGCCTTTTTAAAGAGTCTATTTGTGCTATGCTTATTCGGCAGCATTGTTGTTGCCAGCATCTGTTTCGGCATGGTAAAAGGAATCATAGACAATGCTCCTGAGGTAGATATCGCAACCATTGTTCCAAATGAATATGCAACAACCGTCTATGACAGCGCCGGCAACGTCACTGAAACCTTGGTAACTGCAGGTTCCAACCGGGAGGAAGCCAGTTATGAGGAACTTCCGAAGAATCTCGTCAATGCTTTTGTTTCCTATGAAGATGCCCGGTTTTGGGAGCACAATGGAATCGACTTGCGTTCCATTCTCCGCGCCGTCAGGGGTGTACTGACAGGGGATTCCACCGCAGGCGGGGGAAGCACCATTACCCAGCAGTTAATTAAAAACAGCGTATTTGGAGGCGGAATGGAAAAAAGCTTCGGAGAACGGCTGGAGCGAAAGCTGCAGGAATGGTTCTTAGCCGTTAAGCTGGATGAGGCCATGTCAAAGGAGCAGATCATAACCAACTATATGAATACCATTAACCTGGGCAACAATTCCCTGGGGGTTAAGGTGGCTGCCAGAAGATACTTCAATAAGAACATATCGGACTTAACCTTATCAGAATGCGCAGTCCTTGCAGGGATCACCCAGAACCCTTCAAAATTTAACCCGATTACAGGGCAAAAAGCCAATTCGGACAAGCAAAAGGTTATTCTACAGTATATGCATGACCAGGGATATATCACAAAACAGGAAGAAGACGAAGCCCTGTCCGATGATGTTTATTCCAGGATCCAGAACGTAGATACCGCCACCAAGGAAACCTCTACCCCATACAGCTATTTTACAGATGAACTGGTGGAGCAGGTCAAAAAGGCCATGAAGGACCAGTTAGGTTATACGGACACCCAGGCCCACAACATGCTTTACAGCGGCGGCCTATCGATTTATACCACTCAGGATCCTGCGATTCAGGCCATTGTAGACGAAGAAATCAACAATCCTGAAAACTACTCTGCCGCCAGATATTCCGTTGAATACAGGCTGTCTGTTACCCATAAGGATGGAACGACCACACATTACTCCGAAGAGAATATAAAACGTTATCACAAGGATAACGGGGATACAGGATTTGACGGTTTATATAATTCCGAAGAGGCGGTCCAGGCCGATATAGACGGGTATAAGGCTTTTCTTTTAAAAGACGGGGATACCATTATAGGGGAAAGTCTTCACAAGACATTGCAGCCTCAGGCTTCCTTTGTTCTCATGGATCAGAAAAGCGGAGAGGTAAAAGCCATAAGCGGCGGACGGGGACAAAAAACAGCCAGCTTAACTTTAAACCGGGCCAGCGGCACATACCGTCAGCCAGGTTCAACCTTTAAAATACTGACAGCCTTTGCACCTGCCATTGACACCTGCGGAGCCACCCTGGGGTCTGTTTATTATGATTCCATCTATACGGTGGGCAATAAGACCTTCTCCAACTGGTACAGCTCCGGTTATCAAGGTTACTCCAGCATACGTGATGGAATTATCTACTCCATGAACATCGTGGCAGTCCGCTGCCTGATGGAAACCGTAACGCCTCAGCTTGGTGTGGAATATGCCAAGAATTTCGGAATCAGCTCCTTAACCGATACCGATTATAACCCGGCACTGGCCCTTGGAGGAATCACCACCGGCGTTTCCAACTTGGAACTGACCGGCTCCTTTGCTACCATCGCCAACGGCGGTGTTTACAAAAAGCCCATATTTTTTACCAGAATACTGGATCATGACGGAAAGGTGTTAATTGACAATACGCCGGAAACCCACCGGGTACTAAAGGATTCCACCGCATTCCTTTTAACTGATGCCATGGCAGGTTCCATGGAAAGCAGCAGAAAGTTCTCAAGCTCGGGACCAAGTTCCACCAGCGCCTCCGCTCGCATTCCCGGCATGTCAGGAGCAGGAAAAAGCGGTACCACCTCCGCAAACAATGATATCTGGTTTGTAGGCTACACCCCTTATTATACCGCCGGTATCTGGGCCGGCTGCGACGACAACCAGAAATTGACGAAGCAAAACGGAGGCACCTCCTTCCACAAAGCCATATGGCGGAAGATCATGACCAGGGTCCATGAAGGAATGTCCGATCCTGGCTTTCCGGTGCCTGACAGCATAGAAACCGCTCAGATCTGCCGTAAATCCGGTAAACTTGCAGTCTCAGGCGTCTGTAACAACGATCCCAGAGGCAATGCGGTATACACCGAATATTTTGCTAAAGGAACGGTTCCCACCGACGTATGCAACAATCATGTACGTGCAACGGTCTGCTCCGTATCCCATCGTCTGCCAACTCCTTACTGTCCGGAACGGACCACCGCCATATTCATGGCAATTCCTGCAGGAGAAGAAGGGGCAACGGATGACTCTAAATTTGCAATGCCAGGCTATTGCACCATCCATTCTGCTAACTCCATTATCCTTCCTCCAGGAGATAATCTGGATTCACCAGGCGGACTTCCGCAGCAGTATGGACCCGGACATACACCCCAGAATCCTGGCGGCACAACGCAGATACCTCCCTGGGGAGGCTATTAA
- the spoVAE gene encoding stage V sporulation protein AE: MEYVKAFLVGGVICALVQILMDNTKLMPGRIMVLLVVTGSILGAIGIYQPFADWAGAGATVPLLGFGNTLWKGVSKSMGEDGFLGIFKGGFTASAVGISGALIFGYLGSILFKPKMKS, from the coding sequence ATGGAATACGTGAAAGCATTTTTAGTCGGAGGAGTGATCTGTGCTCTGGTGCAGATATTAATGGATAATACAAAACTGATGCCAGGAAGAATCATGGTACTTCTGGTAGTGACCGGAAGCATCCTTGGCGCGATTGGTATCTACCAGCCCTTTGCTGACTGGGCCGGAGCCGGGGCAACGGTTCCTTTACTTGGCTTTGGAAACACCTTATGGAAAGGTGTTTCAAAGAGTATGGGAGAGGATGGATTCTTAGGAATCTTTAAAGGGGGATTTACTGCTAGCGCTGTAGGAATCTCCGGAGCTCTGATTTTCGGTTACCTGGGATCCATTTTATTTAAGCCTAAAATGAAGAGTTGA
- the spoVAD gene encoding stage V sporulation protein AD, with product MQIGKASIRFEEPPIIESMASIVGKKEGQGPLGSLFDVVEQDDMFGSDNWEKAESALQKQTADLAIEKGDIRKKDIRYLFAGDLLGQLIATSFGTVDLEIPLFGLFGACSTMGEALNLGAMTVAGGYADKVMAMASSHFATAEKQFRFPLGYGNQRPFSASWTVTGCGAVVLTKHRKEGIAAITGITTGRMVDMGIKDSMNMGAAMAPAAFHTIQQNFDDFQVDESYYDKIITGDLGQIGRTILLDFMKNKGHDLEKIHTDCGIEIFNSNDQDTHAGGSGCGCAASTLCSYILPKVQDGTWKRVLFVPTGALLSTVSFNEGETIPGIAHAVVIENMGNL from the coding sequence ATGCAGATAGGAAAAGCAAGTATTAGATTTGAAGAACCTCCAATTATTGAAAGCATGGCTTCCATAGTTGGTAAAAAAGAAGGTCAGGGTCCCTTGGGAAGTTTGTTCGATGTGGTAGAGCAGGATGATATGTTTGGGTCAGACAACTGGGAAAAGGCAGAAAGTGCCCTTCAGAAGCAGACGGCTGATCTGGCCATAGAAAAGGGAGATATCCGGAAAAAGGACATCCGATATTTGTTTGCAGGAGACTTACTGGGCCAGCTGATCGCCACTTCCTTTGGAACGGTAGATTTGGAAATTCCCTTATTCGGTTTATTTGGAGCCTGTTCCACCATGGGAGAAGCTCTCAATCTGGGGGCTATGACCGTGGCAGGGGGCTACGCGGATAAAGTTATGGCTATGGCTTCCAGCCATTTTGCAACGGCTGAAAAGCAATTCCGTTTCCCGCTGGGATATGGAAACCAGAGGCCGTTTTCCGCCTCGTGGACCGTCACCGGCTGCGGTGCGGTTGTACTCACCAAGCACAGAAAAGAAGGAATCGCAGCCATCACCGGAATCACTACCGGGCGTATGGTGGATATGGGCATTAAAGACTCCATGAATATGGGTGCAGCCATGGCTCCTGCCGCCTTCCATACCATTCAGCAGAATTTTGATGATTTTCAGGTGGATGAATCCTATTATGATAAAATCATTACAGGAGATTTAGGTCAGATCGGCAGGACGATCCTGCTTGATTTTATGAAGAATAAAGGACATGACTTAGAAAAGATTCATACGGATTGCGGAATCGAGATATTTAACAGCAATGACCAGGATACTCATGCAGGAGGAAGCGGCTGTGGATGCGCGGCTTCCACCCTTTGCTCCTATATCCTTCCTAAAGTTCAAGACGGTACGTGGAAACGAGTCCTGTTCGTGCCCACCGGTGCCCTCCTTTCTACAGTGAGCTTTAACGAAGGCGAGACGATCCCAGGGATCGCTCATGCAGTTGTGATCGAAAATATGGGAAACCTATAG
- a CDS encoding SpoVA/SpoVAEb family sporulation membrane protein, giving the protein MEINKKAYEAYVKQVTPVHKKWPGIIKAFLVGGIICALGQYITTLFMNTGLEKEAASAWTTLVLIAATVILTGLNIYPKITKFGGAGALVPITGFANSVVAPAVEFKAEGQVFGIGCKIFTIAGPVILYGILSSWILGIIAYVLKAFQML; this is encoded by the coding sequence ATGGAAATAAACAAAAAAGCTTATGAGGCTTATGTAAAACAGGTGACTCCGGTTCACAAAAAATGGCCGGGGATTATAAAGGCTTTTCTGGTGGGGGGAATCATATGTGCCCTTGGCCAGTATATTACAACCTTATTCATGAATACAGGTCTGGAAAAGGAAGCGGCCTCTGCCTGGACCACTCTGGTTCTGATTGCAGCCACTGTCATCCTGACCGGACTTAATATTTACCCCAAGATTACAAAGTTTGGCGGAGCAGGAGCACTGGTGCCGATCACGGGGTTTGCCAATTCCGTTGTGGCTCCGGCTGTGGAATTTAAGGCGGAGGGCCAGGTATTCGGTATCGGTTGTAAAATCTTTACCATTGCCGGTCCTGTCATATTATACGGGATTTTAAGCTCCTGGATCCTTGGAATCATCGCCTATGTATTAAAGGCCTTTCAAATGCTGTAG
- a CDS encoding stage V sporulation protein AB — MMFLREVFLVFIGLSAGGIIAAGVFAFLVIIGVFPRLIGMTHTKKHILLFESVIILGGVLGNLWDIYEIPIGFGGNLALGTYGLSVGIFVGILVMSLAETLKALPIFSRRIHLAVGLQYLILSLGLGKLIGSLIYFTANFGQ, encoded by the coding sequence TTGATGTTTCTTAGAGAAGTATTTCTTGTTTTTATTGGGCTCAGCGCTGGCGGCATTATAGCAGCCGGCGTTTTTGCTTTTTTGGTAATTATTGGTGTATTTCCAAGATTGATCGGAATGACTCATACGAAGAAGCATATTTTACTCTTTGAGTCGGTCATCATTCTTGGCGGTGTACTTGGAAATTTATGGGATATTTATGAAATTCCCATAGGGTTTGGCGGAAATCTGGCTCTTGGAACATATGGACTTTCCGTGGGAATCTTTGTGGGCATCCTTGTCATGTCCCTTGCGGAGACCTTGAAAGCCCTGCCTATATTCAGCCGTAGAATTCATCTTGCTGTTGGTCTGCAATATTTGATCCTTTCCCTGGGGCTTGGCAAATTGATCGGTTCTCTGATCTATTTTACAGCGAATTTTGGACAGTAA
- a CDS encoding stage V sporulation protein AA codes for MSKTVYLNISQITEVRHKEIQLKDVADVYCDDTAIMNKCKALRIKTIHLDRNKRYIEKTLDVIQKLMEMDSTLQINNVGEVDFIIDYHKPKSPMWVWQWIKTIFVCIVCFCGASFAIMTFNNDASVTDVFKEIYRIIMKQESSGFTILEVSYSVGLALGIVGFFNHFAKYKINTDPTPLEVEMRLYEDNISKTLIQNDGRKESDIDVS; via the coding sequence ATGAGCAAGACCGTTTATTTAAATATCAGCCAGATTACAGAGGTGCGGCACAAGGAAATCCAGTTAAAGGATGTGGCAGATGTTTATTGCGACGATACGGCCATCATGAACAAGTGTAAAGCCCTTCGGATCAAGACCATCCATTTGGACCGCAACAAGCGGTATATAGAAAAAACACTGGATGTAATCCAGAAACTGATGGAAATGGATTCGACTCTTCAGATCAATAATGTGGGAGAGGTAGACTTTATCATAGACTACCATAAGCCAAAATCACCCATGTGGGTCTGGCAGTGGATCAAAACCATATTTGTCTGTATCGTTTGTTTCTGCGGTGCATCCTTTGCCATTATGACCTTTAATAATGATGCCAGTGTTACGGACGTTTTTAAGGAAATTTACCGGATCATCATGAAGCAGGAGTCAAGCGGATTCACGATTTTGGAGGTCAGTTATTCTGTTGGACTGGCTCTTGGAATTGTGGGATTCTTCAATCATTTCGCAAAATACAAGATCAATACCGATCCAACTCCGCTGGAGGTGGAAATGCGGCTTTACGAAGACAATATCAGTAAGACCCTGATCCAGAACGATGGAAGAAAGGAGTCGGATATTGATGTTTCTTAG
- the sigF gene encoding RNA polymerase sporulation sigma factor SigF: MDETMRLIEMAHEGDKAARDQLVTDNFGLVWSIVRRFTGRGYEPEDLFQIGSIGLMKAIDKFDLSYEVKFSTYAVPMITGEIKRFLRDDGMIKVSRSIKEMGLKVKNVREELVYRFGREPTLEEIAGEIGASKEEVAASIEAGAEVESLYRSVNKNDENSILLIDKIEEESSAQEELLNRMVLRELLTALSDKDREIIIRRYYYNETQSQIAAKLGISQVQVSRLEKKILKQMREKL; encoded by the coding sequence ATGGATGAGACCATGAGATTGATAGAAATGGCTCACGAAGGAGATAAAGCGGCAAGAGATCAGCTTGTGACCGACAATTTCGGGCTGGTTTGGAGCATTGTACGCAGATTTACAGGGCGTGGTTATGAACCTGAGGATTTGTTTCAAATCGGCAGCATTGGCTTAATGAAAGCCATCGATAAATTTGACTTATCCTATGAGGTGAAATTTTCCACTTATGCGGTGCCCATGATAACAGGAGAGATCAAACGTTTTTTAAGAGACGACGGAATGATCAAGGTCAGCCGATCCATAAAGGAAATGGGGCTTAAAGTGAAAAACGTCAGGGAAGAGTTAGTGTATCGTTTTGGAAGAGAACCTACGTTGGAAGAAATTGCAGGAGAAATAGGGGCCAGTAAAGAAGAAGTTGCAGCATCCATTGAGGCGGGCGCGGAAGTGGAATCCTTATACCGGTCTGTTAACAAAAATGACGAAAACAGCATTTTACTCATTGATAAAATTGAAGAAGAAAGTTCCGCCCAGGAAGAACTTTTAAACCGCATGGTGCTTCGGGAGCTTTTAACGGCGCTTTCCGATAAGGACAGAGAAATTATTATCAGGCGTTATTATTATAATGAGACTCAAAGTCAAATTGCCGCAAAGCTTGGAATATCTCAGGTTCAGGTTTCCAGACTGGAAAAAAAGATTTTAAAACAGATGCGGGAAAAATTGTAG
- the spoIIAB gene encoding anti-sigma F factor: MSEQNKPEILKMELEALSKNEEFARVAVAVFMARLNPTLEEVDDVKTAVSEAVTNAVIHGYQGNGGIIYLEVEIDGQEIAVTVKDTGIGIPDIKLAMEPMYTTDPDGERSGMGFSFMEAFMDQVEVKSAPGEGTAVTMTKKING, from the coding sequence ATGTCAGAACAGAATAAACCAGAAATTCTGAAAATGGAATTGGAAGCCCTGTCAAAAAACGAGGAATTTGCCAGAGTGGCAGTGGCAGTTTTTATGGCAAGGTTGAACCCCACCCTGGAAGAGGTGGATGATGTAAAAACAGCCGTGTCGGAGGCAGTCACAAATGCAGTCATCCATGGATATCAGGGCAACGGAGGAATCATTTACCTGGAAGTGGAGATTGATGGCCAGGAAATTGCCGTAACCGTCAAAGATACGGGTATCGGTATCCCCGATATCAAGCTGGCCATGGAGCCTATGTACACCACAGATCCGGATGGAGAACGGTCAGGCATGGGATTTTCCTTTATGGAAGCGTTTATGGATCAGGTGGAAGTAAAGTCGGCTCCTGGAGAGGGTACTGCCGTAACCATGACAAAGAAGATTAACGGGTGA
- a CDS encoding STAS domain-containing protein, whose translation MNQPYFTYEAEGQTLIVHLPEELDHHNCSGLKYETDLILSENYIRRIVFDFSRTRFMDSSGIGILLNRYKQMALSGGTIAIYGAGPQALRILKIGGILKLMKLYDSKEAAVTG comes from the coding sequence ATGAATCAACCATACTTTACATATGAAGCAGAGGGGCAGACACTGATCGTCCATCTGCCGGAGGAGTTGGATCATCATAACTGTTCAGGGCTTAAATACGAAACCGATTTAATCCTTTCCGAGAACTATATCAGGCGCATTGTTTTTGATTTTTCAAGGACCAGATTCATGGATTCTTCGGGAATTGGTATTTTGCTGAACAGGTATAAGCAGATGGCTTTAAGCGGGGGGACCATAGCCATCTACGGTGCAGGCCCCCAGGCTCTCCGCATTCTTAAAATAGGGGGGATATTAAAATTAATGAAATTATATGACTCTAAGGAAGCAGCAGTCACAGGTTGA